A window of Aeromicrobium sp. A1-2 contains these coding sequences:
- a CDS encoding NAD(P)-dependent oxidoreductase codes for MIDFTTAPLRVTVPDEGWLERLAAIDSRVELEVWDVAQPQPDGHVALAVSTYRNATDGLERIDPQRLGVLQLQTLGFDGVEAALPAGITCCNAIGVHEGSTAELAVALLLASQREIDAFARERPQWNRRLTASLLDRRIMLLGHGGIGGEIEKRLTGFDAELVRVAGHRRADGRGTVHGSDELAGLLPRVDAVVVAVPLSETTEGMIDDAFLSALPDGAVVVNVSRGKITDTDAVVRQAGRIRYATDVTDPEPLPPDHPLWTTPGVLVSPHVGGMSTAMRPRIEGVVRHQIHRLLAGLEPDSVVISA; via the coding sequence ATGATCGACTTCACCACGGCGCCTCTTCGCGTGACAGTCCCTGACGAGGGCTGGCTCGAGCGCCTCGCCGCCATCGACTCTCGGGTCGAGCTCGAAGTCTGGGACGTCGCCCAGCCCCAGCCGGACGGCCACGTCGCCCTCGCGGTGAGCACGTACCGCAACGCCACGGATGGCCTCGAGCGGATCGACCCGCAGCGACTCGGCGTCCTGCAGCTGCAGACCCTCGGCTTCGACGGGGTCGAGGCCGCGCTGCCCGCCGGCATCACCTGCTGCAACGCAATCGGTGTGCACGAGGGCTCCACCGCGGAACTCGCGGTCGCCCTGCTGCTTGCCTCGCAGCGAGAGATCGATGCCTTTGCCCGCGAACGCCCGCAGTGGAACCGACGCCTGACCGCGAGTCTGCTGGACCGACGGATCATGCTGCTCGGCCACGGCGGCATCGGCGGCGAAATCGAGAAGCGCCTGACCGGATTCGATGCCGAGCTCGTAAGGGTCGCAGGCCACCGACGGGCGGACGGTCGCGGGACCGTGCACGGTTCAGACGAGCTTGCCGGGCTGCTGCCCAGGGTTGATGCGGTCGTCGTCGCGGTCCCGCTTTCCGAGACAACCGAGGGCATGATCGACGACGCGTTCCTGAGCGCGTTGCCCGATGGCGCGGTCGTGGTCAATGTGTCGCGCGGCAAGATCACCGACACAGACGCGGTCGTGCGGCAGGCAGGTCGCATCCGCTACGCCACCGATGTGACTGATCCCGAGCCGCTGCCGCCCGATCATCCCTTGTGGACGACCCCGGGCGTCCTCGTCTCACCGCACGTCGGTGGCATGTCGACAGCGATGCGGCCGCGGATCGAGGGGGTCGTCCGCCACCAGATCCATCGCTTGCTCGCCGGCCTGGAACCCGACTCCGTCGTCATCTCCGCGTAG
- a CDS encoding Ppx/GppA phosphatase family protein, with translation MPEHPARVAVIDCGTNSIRLLISDIADGSKTDLLREMRIVRLGQDVDRTHHLAEEAIERAVQATREFAAMIEMFEATQVRFCATSAVRDADNAAVFEDAIEGILGVRPIVLAGLDEARASFLGATRDLEVERTLVIDIGGGSTEIVVGTGEDVEWSVSLDIGSVRLTERFLTSDPASVAEVIACMNHVDSVLAPIVSQIDPVASFVGVAGTVTTVAAHSLALPSYDSATIHGARMSIGDVRAACLSLVQMSVADRRALPFMHPGRADVIGAGALILDRLAELLPLATDTLVVSEHDILDGIAWDMVST, from the coding sequence ATGCCTGAGCATCCTGCGCGTGTGGCCGTGATCGACTGCGGGACCAACTCGATCCGCCTGCTGATCAGCGACATCGCGGACGGCAGCAAGACCGATCTGCTGCGGGAGATGCGCATCGTGCGCCTGGGTCAGGACGTTGATCGCACGCATCACCTGGCCGAGGAGGCCATCGAGCGCGCGGTCCAGGCGACCCGTGAGTTTGCCGCGATGATCGAGATGTTCGAAGCCACGCAGGTCCGCTTCTGCGCTACCTCGGCTGTTCGCGATGCCGACAACGCGGCGGTCTTCGAGGATGCGATCGAGGGGATCCTCGGCGTACGCCCGATCGTCCTGGCGGGCCTCGACGAGGCGCGCGCCTCGTTCCTCGGAGCAACTCGCGACCTGGAGGTCGAGCGCACTCTGGTGATCGACATCGGCGGTGGGTCGACCGAGATCGTCGTCGGCACGGGGGAGGACGTCGAGTGGTCGGTCTCGCTCGACATCGGCTCGGTGCGGTTGACGGAGCGCTTCCTGACCAGCGACCCGGCTTCGGTGGCAGAGGTCATCGCCTGCATGAACCACGTCGACAGTGTGCTTGCGCCGATCGTCTCCCAGATCGATCCGGTCGCCTCATTCGTCGGCGTGGCCGGGACCGTGACGACGGTCGCGGCCCACTCGCTGGCACTCCCCTCGTACGACTCGGCGACGATCCATGGCGCCCGGATGTCGATCGGCGACGTCCGCGCGGCCTGTCTGTCGTTGGTCCAGATGTCCGTCGCGGACCGTCGCGCCCTACCGTTCATGCACCCGGGTCGCGCCGACGTCATCGGCGCCGGTGCGCTGATTCTCGACCGGCTGGCCGAGCTGCTGCCACTGGCGACCGATACCCTGGTCGTCAGCGAGCACGACATCCTCGACGGCATCGCCTGGGACATGGTCAGCACCTGA
- a CDS encoding TetR/AcrR family transcriptional regulator, translated as MAHGATLGRPRDPGMEHRVERAACRVYGRQGWAGFSIDAVAREAGVGKASIYLRWSDKKSLLTDALVATLIRVDEVDSGSLRGDLETLARHHVGYYVGDLKNAALRMTTEAPMTPELRPTWEAWRESQVRTARATVRRGIARGELAADASVTLLLDTLFGAALMHALVTPDELSLHSESDIDDYACALADFVLAAASLPARVNRLT; from the coding sequence ATGGCACACGGCGCAACGCTGGGACGTCCCCGCGACCCCGGGATGGAGCACCGGGTCGAGCGCGCGGCCTGTCGGGTCTACGGCCGGCAGGGATGGGCCGGGTTCAGTATCGACGCGGTGGCCCGCGAGGCAGGGGTCGGCAAGGCATCGATCTACCTGCGGTGGAGTGACAAGAAGTCCCTGCTCACCGATGCTCTCGTCGCCACGCTGATCCGCGTCGACGAGGTCGACAGCGGATCGCTGCGCGGAGATCTCGAGACCTTGGCGCGGCACCACGTCGGCTACTACGTCGGCGACCTCAAGAATGCGGCACTGCGGATGACGACGGAGGCTCCGATGACACCCGAGCTGCGACCGACGTGGGAGGCGTGGCGCGAGTCCCAGGTCCGTACGGCGCGGGCGACGGTACGCCGCGGAATCGCCCGCGGCGAGCTCGCTGCCGACGCATCGGTCACCCTGCTCCTGGACACCCTCTTCGGTGCGGCGCTGATGCACGCGCTGGTCACGCCCGACGAGCTGTCGCTGCACAGCGAGTCCGACATCGACGACTACGCCTGCGCGCTGGCCGACTTCGTCCTAGCCGCCGCATCGCTACCAGCGCGGGTGAATCGCCTCACGTAA
- a CDS encoding alpha-hydroxy acid oxidase has protein sequence MAQRRRFPRPRDFLPLLKFKTPTFNPTRRRLGQALTIDDLRTIAKRRTPRAAFDYTDGAADAELSLARARHAFEDITFHPAILRDVSVVDTSVEVLGVRSALPFGIAPTGFTRMMQSEGEIAGATAAEAAGIPYSLSTMATTAIEDVAASAPNGRNWFQLYMWKDRERSMALVDRAAKAGFDTLLVTVDVPVAGARLRDVRNGMTIPPTLSPRTVLNAIPRPAWWFNFLTTEPLAFASLDTWSGTVAELLDTMFDPTVTFDDLAWIKDQWHGKVIVKGVQSVPDAVKLAEMGVDAVLLSNHGGRQLDRAPIPFHLLPDVKQAVGDSVEIHLDTGIMSGQDIVAALARGADFTLIGRAYLYGLMAGGRRGVDRTIEILTKDIERTMRLLGVTSVAELEPGHVTQLQRLAPRG, from the coding sequence ATGGCCCAGCGCCGCCGCTTCCCCCGTCCACGGGACTTCCTGCCGCTGCTGAAGTTCAAGACCCCGACCTTCAACCCGACCCGCCGCCGGCTCGGCCAGGCGCTCACGATCGACGACCTGCGGACGATCGCCAAGCGACGCACCCCCAGGGCGGCCTTCGACTACACCGACGGTGCCGCGGACGCCGAGTTGTCGCTGGCCCGCGCCCGCCACGCATTCGAGGACATCACGTTCCACCCGGCGATCCTGCGCGACGTGTCGGTCGTGGACACGTCGGTCGAGGTGCTGGGGGTGCGCTCGGCCCTCCCGTTCGGCATCGCGCCGACCGGGTTCACCCGGATGATGCAGTCCGAGGGTGAGATTGCCGGAGCGACTGCTGCCGAGGCGGCCGGCATCCCGTACTCGTTGTCCACGATGGCCACGACCGCGATCGAGGATGTCGCGGCTTCGGCGCCGAACGGCCGCAACTGGTTCCAGCTCTACATGTGGAAGGACCGGGAGCGGTCGATGGCGCTGGTCGACCGCGCCGCCAAGGCCGGCTTCGACACGTTGCTCGTCACGGTGGACGTGCCGGTCGCCGGTGCGCGGCTGCGCGATGTCCGCAACGGCATGACGATCCCGCCGACGCTGTCACCGCGGACCGTGCTCAACGCGATCCCGCGGCCCGCGTGGTGGTTCAACTTCCTGACGACCGAGCCGCTGGCGTTCGCCTCGCTCGACACGTGGTCCGGGACGGTGGCCGAGCTGCTGGACACGATGTTCGACCCCACCGTCACGTTCGACGACCTGGCCTGGATCAAGGACCAGTGGCACGGCAAGGTCATCGTCAAGGGCGTCCAGAGTGTTCCCGACGCGGTCAAGCTCGCAGAGATGGGCGTGGACGCAGTGCTGCTGTCCAATCATGGCGGCCGCCAGCTCGACCGGGCACCCATCCCGTTCCATCTCCTGCCGGACGTCAAGCAGGCGGTCGGCGACTCGGTCGAGATCCATCTGGACACCGGGATCATGTCGGGCCAGGACATCGTCGCGGCGCTGGCGAGGGGGGCGGACTTCACGCTGATCGGCCGCGCGTACCTCTACGGGCTGATGGCTGGCGGCCGCCGCGGCGTCGACCGGACCATCGAGATCCTGACCAAGGACATCGAGCGCACGATGCGCCTCCTGGGAGTCACCAGCGTTGCCGAGCTCGAGCCCGGCCATGTGACCCAGCTCCAGCGGCTGGCTCCGCGCGGCTGA
- a CDS encoding aldo/keto reductase, with the protein MDARVLGRTGRKVSVVGLGTWQLGADWGEVDHDQAMAVLDTAVAGGVTFFDTADVYGDGRSEQLIGEFLRDRPDLDIFVATKMGRRAGQDPAHFMLDNFRWWTDRSRANLGVETLDLVQLHCPPTPVFSDDAVYDALDLLVQEGAIAAYGVSVETVDEALTAIARPNVASVQIIVNAFRLKPLDEVLPAAREAGVGVIARVPLASGLLSGRYTTSTTFAPDDHRSYNRYGEAFDVGETFSGVDFATGVAAAQELADAVPDGVRPAQAAVAWILAQDGITAAIPGARNVAQARSNSEAADVALPEGFDSTVRDIYDRRLREAIHPRW; encoded by the coding sequence ATGGACGCACGCGTACTGGGCCGCACCGGACGAAAGGTCTCGGTCGTGGGCCTGGGCACCTGGCAGCTCGGCGCCGACTGGGGCGAGGTCGACCACGACCAGGCCATGGCAGTGCTCGACACCGCGGTCGCGGGTGGCGTGACCTTCTTCGACACGGCCGATGTCTACGGCGACGGACGCAGCGAGCAGCTGATCGGGGAGTTTCTCCGCGACCGACCCGATCTCGACATCTTCGTGGCCACCAAGATGGGGCGCCGGGCCGGGCAGGACCCCGCCCACTTCATGCTCGACAACTTCCGTTGGTGGACTGATCGATCCCGCGCCAACCTCGGGGTCGAGACGCTTGACCTGGTCCAGCTGCACTGCCCGCCGACACCCGTTTTTTCCGACGACGCGGTGTACGACGCGCTCGACCTGCTCGTGCAGGAGGGTGCCATCGCCGCGTACGGAGTGAGCGTCGAGACCGTCGACGAGGCGTTGACAGCGATCGCCCGGCCGAATGTCGCGAGCGTCCAGATCATCGTCAACGCGTTTCGGCTCAAGCCGCTCGACGAGGTGCTGCCCGCGGCCCGCGAGGCCGGTGTCGGCGTTATCGCGCGGGTACCTCTGGCCTCGGGGCTGCTGTCGGGGCGCTACACGACCAGCACGACCTTCGCGCCGGACGACCACCGGTCGTACAACCGGTACGGCGAGGCATTCGACGTCGGCGAGACCTTCTCGGGCGTCGACTTCGCGACCGGGGTCGCCGCGGCCCAGGAGCTTGCGGACGCGGTCCCCGACGGGGTGCGTCCCGCGCAGGCTGCGGTCGCGTGGATCCTCGCTCAGGACGGAATCACGGCGGCAATTCCCGGTGCCCGCAACGTCGCCCAGGCGCGGTCCAACAGCGAGGCCGCCGATGTCGCGCTGCCCGAGGGCTTCGACTCGACGGTCCGCGACATCTACGACCGCCGGTTACGTGAGGCGATTCACCCGCGCTGGTAG